From Nitrobacter sp. NHB1, a single genomic window includes:
- the ligD gene encoding DNA ligase D produces MPSRKLSTYRNKRDFSKTAEPSGKARIATSKQRRFVIQMHDATRLHYDFRLEYDGVFKSWAVTRGPSLDPTEKRLAVEVEDHPLDYGDFEGTIPKGQYGGGTVEIWDRGYWYAEDPAKGLAKGDLKFALMGEKLKGEWVLVRMKHDRSGGKRTNWLLIKHRDDYAEPGSGEDVLKHDRSVASGRRLNQIAEGKGKAPKPFMMTRRIAGSDAVWDSNKGVAAEERARGAKRPVAKTSAKPASTRERAPKRKASKTHGHKAHAIKGAMPDFVGFQLCEASATPPSAEGWVHEIKFDGYRIQTRIENSNVTLKTRKGLDWTEKFPIIAKAAAKLADAIIDGEIVALSGKGDPDFSAMQAALSEGNTGELVFFAFDLLFAEGEDLRPLSLLTRKERLRKLLGRSAKSACAPVRYVEHFDVSGEQMFASARDAGLEGIISKQADAPYRAGRGGSWLKIKSRPGHEVVIGGWKTTDGKFRSLMAGVYNGDHLVYTGIVGTGYGRDTVKRIMPALKAAASSKSPFSGKNAPPGGREVHWLKPELVAEIEFAGWTDGGLVRQAAFKGLRADKPAREIKAETPARAAVPKLDAKRLDARAAAAARTDTTTSRQPRAPAARDRSTVMGVAISHPDKALWPDAGDKQPVTKRDLALYMETTGGWMIGHIRGRPCSIVRAPNGIGGETFFQRHAMPGLSDLVTEVKVSGDRKPYLQIDRVEGLIAVAQIGGLELHPWNCAPDQYEVPGRLVFDLDPAPEVAFPDVIAAAKEMKQRLEALGLETFCKTTGGKGLHVVTPLAITQKNRLNWKQAKMFAQAVCEQMATDAPDKYLITMSKQQREGKIFLDYLRNDTKSTAVAPLSPRARSGATVSMPLNWSQVKAGLDPKRFTLRTAPDLLKKSKAWSGYDEAARPLQTAIGKLVR; encoded by the coding sequence GTGCCCTCCCGCAAGCTCAGCACCTACCGCAACAAGCGCGACTTCTCCAAAACCGCCGAGCCGAGCGGCAAGGCGCGCATCGCGACCTCGAAGCAGCGGCGCTTCGTGATCCAGATGCACGATGCCACAAGGCTGCATTACGACTTCCGCCTCGAATATGACGGGGTGTTCAAGTCATGGGCGGTGACGCGCGGCCCGTCGCTCGATCCAACCGAGAAGCGGCTGGCGGTGGAGGTCGAAGATCACCCGCTCGACTACGGTGACTTCGAGGGCACGATCCCGAAGGGTCAGTATGGCGGCGGCACCGTGGAAATCTGGGACCGCGGCTACTGGTATGCCGAGGACCCGGCGAAGGGTCTCGCCAAGGGCGACCTCAAATTCGCGCTGATGGGTGAGAAGCTCAAAGGCGAGTGGGTGCTGGTGCGCATGAAGCACGACCGCAGCGGCGGCAAGCGCACCAACTGGCTGCTGATCAAGCACCGCGACGATTATGCCGAGCCCGGCAGCGGCGAGGACGTGCTGAAGCACGATCGCTCGGTCGCCTCGGGGCGCAGGCTCAACCAGATCGCGGAGGGCAAGGGCAAGGCGCCGAAGCCTTTCATGATGACCAGGCGGATCGCGGGCTCTGACGCGGTGTGGGATTCGAACAAAGGCGTTGCCGCCGAAGAACGCGCCCGCGGCGCGAAACGACCGGTGGCAAAGACGAGCGCCAAGCCGGCTTCGACCCGAGAGCGGGCACCGAAGCGTAAAGCTTCCAAGACTCATGGCCACAAGGCCCACGCAATCAAAGGCGCCATGCCGGATTTCGTCGGCTTTCAACTCTGCGAAGCCTCCGCAACTCCGCCCTCGGCCGAGGGCTGGGTGCATGAGATCAAGTTCGACGGCTACCGCATTCAGACGCGGATCGAGAACAGCAATGTGACGCTCAAGACGCGCAAGGGCCTCGACTGGACCGAAAAATTCCCGATCATCGCAAAAGCTGCCGCCAAACTGGCCGACGCCATCATCGACGGCGAGATCGTCGCGCTCAGCGGCAAGGGCGATCCGGATTTTTCGGCTATGCAGGCCGCGCTGTCTGAGGGCAACACTGGTGAACTGGTGTTCTTTGCATTCGACCTGCTGTTCGCCGAGGGTGAGGATCTGCGCCCGCTGTCGCTGCTCACGCGCAAGGAACGGCTTCGCAAATTGCTTGGACGTTCTGCAAAATCAGCTTGCGCTCCAGTCCGATACGTCGAGCATTTCGACGTGAGCGGCGAACAGATGTTCGCATCGGCCCGCGACGCCGGCCTCGAAGGCATCATCTCGAAACAGGCGGATGCGCCCTATCGCGCCGGCCGCGGTGGAAGCTGGCTCAAAATCAAAAGCCGCCCCGGCCATGAGGTGGTGATCGGCGGCTGGAAAACCACGGACGGGAAATTCCGCTCACTGATGGCCGGCGTCTACAACGGCGACCACCTTGTCTATACCGGCATCGTCGGCACCGGCTACGGCCGCGACACCGTCAAGCGCATCATGCCGGCGTTGAAGGCCGCCGCCTCATCGAAAAGCCCGTTCTCCGGCAAGAACGCGCCGCCGGGCGGTCGCGAGGTGCATTGGCTGAAGCCTGAACTCGTCGCCGAGATCGAATTCGCCGGCTGGACCGACGGCGGCCTGGTCCGACAGGCCGCCTTCAAGGGATTGCGCGCGGACAAGCCGGCCCGCGAGATCAAGGCGGAGACGCCGGCCCGTGCGGCGGTCCCAAAGCTCGACGCTAAAAGGCTTGACGCGAGAGCCGCAGCCGCAGCGCGCACCGATACGACGACATCGCGCCAGCCGCGCGCACCTGCGGCGCGGGATCGCTCGACGGTCATGGGCGTTGCGATCTCGCACCCGGACAAGGCGCTGTGGCCGGATGCCGGCGACAAGCAGCCAGTCACCAAGCGCGACCTCGCCCTCTACATGGAAACGACCGGCGGCTGGATGATCGGCCACATCCGCGGGCGGCCGTGTTCAATCGTGCGCGCTCCCAACGGCATCGGCGGCGAGACCTTCTTCCAGCGTCACGCCATGCCGGGCCTGTCCGATCTCGTCACCGAAGTGAAGGTGTCCGGCGACCGCAAGCCTTATCTGCAGATCGACCGCGTCGAAGGCCTGATCGCCGTGGCGCAAATCGGCGGGCTCGAACTGCATCCGTGGAATTGCGCGCCCGATCAGTATGAGGTGCCGGGACGGCTGGTGTTCGACCTCGATCCCGCGCCGGAGGTCGCATTCCCGGATGTGATCGCGGCGGCCAAGGAGATGAAGCAACGCCTCGAGGCGCTCGGGCTTGAAACCTTCTGCAAGACCACCGGCGGCAAGGGCCTGCACGTGGTCACGCCGCTTGCAATCACGCAGAAGAACAGGTTGAACTGGAAGCAGGCCAAAATGTTCGCGCAGGCCGTCTGCGAACAAATGGCAACCGACGCACCCGACAAATATCTCATCACCATGTCGAAGCAGCAGCGCGAGGGCAAAATCTTTCTCGATTATCTTCGCAACGACACCAAATCGACCGCGGTCGCGCCGCTATCGCCGCGCGCGCGCTCCGGCGCCACCGTGTCGATGCCGCTGAACTGGTCGCAGGTGAAAGCCGGCCTCGATCCGAAGCGGTTCACGCTCCGCACCGCGCCGGACCTCCTGAAAAAGAGCAAGGCCTGGTCGGGCTATGACGAAGCCGCGCGGCCGCTGCAGACGGCGATCGGAAAGCTCGTCCGATGA
- the rocF gene encoding arginase gives MTDTTGGRVGSVALLGVPIDMGAAQRGTLMGPAALRTAGIKPVLESLGIDVSDHGDISIAHAAPATDRIPANANHYRDIQAWTRTLSPRAYDLAKSGAIPIFLGGDHSLSMGSINGVARYWHEQGRELFVLWLDAHADYNTPLTTMTANMHGMSAAFVCGEPGLDDLLGEEPRASITSAHLDLFGVHSIDPLEKKLVHDRRIAIADMRAIDEFGVAVLMHSVIERVKARNGVLHLSFDLDMLDPGIAPGVGTTVPGGATYREAHLIMELLYDSGLVHSADIVELNPFLDERGRTARVAVELIASLFGQQITDRPTPSNTLMPSSS, from the coding sequence ATGACCGACACAACCGGCGGCCGGGTCGGAAGCGTTGCGCTGCTCGGCGTTCCCATCGACATGGGCGCGGCGCAACGCGGCACCTTGATGGGACCGGCGGCGCTGCGCACAGCGGGCATCAAGCCGGTGCTGGAAAGCCTGGGCATCGACGTGTCGGATCACGGCGATATTTCCATCGCTCACGCCGCGCCGGCGACCGATCGGATACCCGCGAACGCCAACCACTACCGCGACATTCAGGCATGGACCCGCACGCTCAGCCCGCGCGCTTATGATCTGGCGAAGTCCGGCGCCATACCGATCTTTCTCGGCGGCGACCACAGCCTGTCGATGGGTTCGATCAACGGCGTCGCGCGCTATTGGCATGAACAGGGACGCGAATTGTTCGTGCTCTGGCTCGACGCCCACGCCGACTACAACACGCCGCTGACGACGATGACCGCGAACATGCACGGAATGTCTGCTGCTTTTGTGTGCGGCGAGCCCGGACTCGACGATCTGCTCGGCGAGGAGCCACGCGCTTCGATCACGTCAGCGCATCTCGACCTGTTCGGCGTCCATTCGATCGACCCGCTCGAGAAGAAACTGGTGCATGACCGGCGGATCGCCATTGCCGACATGCGCGCGATCGACGAGTTCGGCGTAGCGGTACTGATGCACAGCGTCATCGAGCGGGTCAAAGCGCGCAACGGCGTGCTGCATCTCAGCTTCGACCTCGATATGCTGGATCCCGGCATCGCACCCGGTGTCGGCACCACCGTTCCCGGCGGCGCGACCTATCGCGAGGCGCATCTCATCATGGAACTGCTGTACGATTCCGGACTGGTCCATTCGGCCGATATCGTCGAACTCAATCCGTTTCTCGACGAGCGCGGGCGGACCGCGCGGGTCGCGGTCGAATTGATCGCGAGCCTGTTCGGACAGCAGATCACCGACCGTCCAACCCCCAGCAATACGCTGATGCCGAGCAGTAGCTGA
- the bla gene encoding class A beta-lactamase translates to MIGRRRLLRAAGAGLVGLVVMGRAGRARAAAVLQQRFVDELKRLETESGGRLGVALLDTGTGQCVGHRMDERFPMCSTFKVLASGAVLHGVDAGKESLARRIYFSEADLVAHSPETHERVGPVGITVAELCKAAITLSDNTAGNLLLASLGGPQGLTAFVRKLGDDVTRLDRIETALNEAAPGDPRDTTTPNAMASDLRALVVGDVLSTKSRAQLVAWLAANTTGSKRLRAGLPAGWRAGDKTGTGERGTANDVAVVWPPDRAPMIVTAYLTGAAVSADRQNAVMAAVGRAVTTALA, encoded by the coding sequence ATGATCGGCAGACGGCGATTGTTGCGCGCGGCGGGTGCGGGGCTGGTCGGGCTTGTCGTCATGGGCCGCGCCGGTCGGGCTCGGGCGGCTGCGGTATTGCAGCAGAGGTTTGTCGACGAATTGAAGCGGCTGGAGACCGAAAGCGGCGGACGGCTGGGTGTCGCGCTGCTCGATACCGGCACCGGTCAGTGCGTCGGCCATCGGATGGATGAGCGATTTCCGATGTGCAGCACCTTCAAGGTGCTGGCGTCGGGCGCCGTTCTTCACGGAGTCGATGCCGGCAAGGAAAGTCTCGCGCGGCGGATTTATTTCAGCGAAGCCGATCTCGTGGCGCACTCGCCGGAGACGCACGAGCGTGTCGGCCCGGTTGGCATCACCGTTGCTGAACTCTGCAAGGCCGCCATTACGCTCAGCGACAACACCGCGGGAAATCTGCTGCTCGCCAGCCTCGGCGGCCCGCAGGGTCTGACCGCCTTCGTGCGCAAGCTGGGCGACGACGTGACGCGCCTCGACCGCATCGAGACCGCACTCAACGAGGCGGCGCCGGGCGATCCGCGCGACACCACCACGCCGAACGCGATGGCCTCCGACCTGCGCGCGCTGGTGGTGGGCGATGTGCTGTCGACGAAATCGCGCGCGCAACTCGTGGCCTGGCTCGCCGCCAACACGACCGGCAGCAAACGCCTGCGCGCCGGATTGCCGGCCGGCTGGCGTGCCGGCGACAAGACCGGAACGGGCGAGCGGGGAACGGCGAACGACGTCGCTGTGGTCTGGCCGCCGGACCGGGCGCCGATGATTGTAACGGCCTATCTCACCGGCGCCGCGGTCTCGGCGGACCGGCAAAACGCCGTCATGGCGGCCGTGGGGCGTGCGGTCACGACCGCACTCGCATGA
- a CDS encoding phosphoenolpyruvate carboxykinase — MPETGVCNGAFGADKFGLKNLKAVYWNLGAPQLYEYALREGETMVNADGALCADTGVFTGRSPKDKFTVRDATTDQGVWWAGNQSITPEQFAALYADFLEHAEGMTLFAQDLYGGADPTFRIRTRVFTELAWHSLFIRTLLRRPDTSELAGFVPELTVIDLPSFRADPERHGVRSENVVAIDFVRKIILIGGSHYAGEMKKSIFTTLNYYLPDNGVLPMHCSANVGPDGDSAIFFGLSGTGKTTLSADPKRTLIGDDEHGWSKDGIFNFEGGCYAKCIKLSEEAEPEIYAASKRFGAVLENVVHDESTRVPDFDDGSKTENTRSAYPLEFIPNASPTGRAGQPKNLVMLAADAFGVLPPIARLTPAQAMYHFLSGYTAKVAGTERGLGNEPQPEFSACFGSPFLPRDPSVYGNMLRELIAKHNVDCWLVNTGWTGGKYGTGRRMPIKVTRALLGAALDGSLREVQFRTDRYFGFAVPTSVPGVEPHILDPIKTWADKADFDKTARALVGMFQNNFARFENDVDAEVKAAAPEVRVAAE; from the coding sequence GTGCCTGAGACGGGCGTTTGTAACGGCGCCTTCGGCGCCGACAAGTTCGGCTTGAAGAATCTCAAGGCCGTATACTGGAACTTGGGCGCGCCGCAACTCTACGAGTACGCGCTGCGCGAAGGCGAAACGATGGTGAACGCGGACGGCGCACTCTGCGCCGATACCGGCGTGTTCACCGGCCGCAGCCCGAAGGACAAATTCACGGTCCGCGACGCGACCACCGATCAAGGCGTATGGTGGGCTGGCAACCAGTCGATCACGCCGGAGCAATTCGCCGCGCTGTATGCCGACTTTCTCGAACACGCTGAAGGCATGACGCTGTTCGCACAGGATCTCTATGGCGGCGCTGACCCGACATTCCGTATCAGGACGCGGGTGTTCACCGAGTTGGCCTGGCACTCGCTATTCATCCGCACGCTGCTGCGCCGGCCGGACACATCGGAGCTCGCGGGTTTCGTTCCCGAACTGACCGTCATCGACCTGCCGAGCTTCCGCGCCGATCCCGAACGGCACGGCGTCCGCTCGGAGAATGTCGTGGCTATCGATTTCGTCCGCAAGATCATTCTGATCGGCGGCTCTCATTATGCCGGGGAGATGAAGAAGAGCATCTTCACCACGCTGAATTACTATCTGCCCGACAACGGCGTGCTGCCGATGCACTGCTCGGCCAATGTCGGTCCCGACGGCGACAGCGCGATCTTCTTCGGCCTCTCGGGAACGGGGAAAACCACGCTGTCCGCCGATCCCAAACGCACGCTGATCGGCGACGACGAGCATGGCTGGAGCAAGGATGGCATCTTCAATTTCGAGGGTGGCTGCTACGCCAAATGCATCAAGCTGTCGGAAGAGGCCGAGCCCGAGATTTATGCGGCCTCGAAACGCTTCGGCGCGGTGCTTGAAAATGTCGTGCACGACGAATCCACCCGCGTGCCCGATTTCGATGACGGCTCGAAGACCGAGAACACCCGTTCGGCCTATCCGCTCGAATTCATTCCAAACGCATCGCCGACTGGCCGCGCCGGTCAGCCGAAAAATCTGGTCATGCTGGCCGCCGACGCCTTCGGCGTGCTGCCGCCGATCGCCAGGCTGACGCCGGCGCAGGCGATGTATCATTTTCTCTCCGGTTATACCGCGAAGGTGGCGGGAACCGAGCGCGGCCTCGGCAACGAGCCGCAGCCGGAATTCTCCGCCTGCTTCGGCTCGCCGTTCCTGCCGCGCGATCCCAGCGTTTACGGCAACATGCTGCGCGAGCTGATCGCGAAGCACAACGTCGATTGCTGGCTGGTCAACACCGGCTGGACCGGCGGCAAATACGGCACCGGACGTCGCATGCCGATCAAGGTCACGCGCGCACTGCTTGGCGCGGCGCTCGACGGCTCCCTGCGCGAGGTCCAATTCCGCACCGACAGGTATTTCGGGTTCGCGGTGCCGACATCGGTGCCCGGCGTCGAGCCGCATATCCTCGATCCGATCAAGACCTGGGCCGACAAGGCCGATTTCGACAAGACCGCGCGCGCCCTGGTCGGCATGTTTCAGAACAACTTCGCCAGATTCGAGAATGACGTCGATGCCGAGGTCAAGGCGGCGGCGCCCGAGGTGAGGGTGGCAGCGGAGTAG
- a CDS encoding HugZ family pyridoxamine 5'-phosphate oxidase, which yields MQPTANFTAANLARSLLRRSRQGALATLMTGGGDPYCSLVNVASHYDGSPILLISRLAVHTKNVIADTRVSLMLDERVEGDPLEGSRIMVAGTAEEADGELRATLRRRYLNAHPSAESFADFKDFSFFRIRPTGVHLVAGFGRIVDLKPEKILTSLEGAEALLEAEQSAVDHMNADHRDSLNLYATRLLGAEAADWCCTGCDPDGLDMSAEKHDALRLDFPRRIVTPAELRVVLKELAEKARAATRH from the coding sequence ATGCAGCCGACCGCCAATTTCACAGCCGCCAACCTTGCCCGATCGCTGCTGCGCCGGAGTCGGCAGGGCGCGCTGGCAACCCTGATGACCGGCGGCGGCGATCCTTATTGCTCACTCGTCAATGTCGCAAGCCATTACGATGGCTCACCAATTCTTCTCATCTCGCGCCTTGCGGTGCATACCAAAAATGTGATCGCCGATACCAGGGTGTCGCTGATGCTGGACGAGCGCGTCGAGGGCGACCCGCTGGAAGGCTCGCGGATCATGGTCGCGGGAACAGCCGAGGAAGCGGACGGGGAACTCAGGGCAACCCTGCGCCGGCGTTATCTGAACGCTCATCCGTCGGCGGAATCCTTTGCGGATTTCAAGGATTTTTCGTTCTTCCGGATTCGGCCGACAGGTGTTCATCTGGTGGCCGGCTTCGGGCGGATCGTCGATCTCAAGCCGGAAAAGATTCTGACCAGCCTTGAGGGCGCGGAGGCATTGCTCGAGGCCGAGCAGAGTGCGGTCGATCACATGAACGCCGATCATCGCGACTCCTTGAATCTTTATGCGACGCGATTGCTCGGCGCGGAGGCCGCCGACTGGTGCTGCACCGGCTGCGATCCTGATGGCCTGGACATGAGTGCCGAAAAGCATGATGCGCTGCGGCTGGATTTTCCGCGGCGGATTGTCACTCCGGCCGAGCTTCGCGTTGTTTTGAAGGAACTGGCGGAAAAGGCTCGCGCTGCGACCCGGCACTGA
- a CDS encoding response regulator transcription factor: MPTIALVDDDRNILTSVSIALEAEGYRIMTYTDGASALDGFRTSQPDLAILDIKMPRMDGMETLRRLRQKSDLPVIFLTSKDEEIDELFGLKMGADDFIRKPFSQRLLVERVKAVLRRASPKDPAAAPKESDAKALDRGLLRMDPERHTCTWKNEPVTLTVTEFLILQALATRPGVVKSRNALMDAAYDDQVYVDDRTIDSHIKRLRKKFKVVDDDFEMIETLYGVGYRFKET, encoded by the coding sequence ATGCCCACAATCGCTTTGGTCGATGACGACCGCAACATTCTCACATCGGTCTCGATCGCGCTCGAAGCCGAAGGCTATCGCATCATGACCTACACCGATGGTGCGTCGGCGCTCGACGGCTTCCGCACCAGCCAGCCCGATCTCGCGATCCTCGACATCAAGATGCCGCGCATGGACGGAATGGAGACGCTGCGACGGCTGCGTCAGAAATCCGACTTGCCCGTTATTTTCCTTACCTCCAAAGACGAAGAGATCGATGAACTGTTCGGTCTCAAGATGGGTGCCGACGACTTCATCCGCAAGCCGTTCTCGCAGCGGTTGCTGGTGGAACGCGTCAAGGCGGTGTTGCGCCGCGCTTCCCCGAAAGACCCGGCAGCAGCGCCCAAGGAGAGCGACGCCAAGGCGCTCGACCGCGGCCTTTTGCGCATGGACCCGGAGCGTCACACCTGCACCTGGAAGAACGAGCCCGTCACCCTGACCGTCACGGAATTTTTGATCCTGCAGGCGCTGGCGACACGTCCCGGCGTTGTCAAGAGCCGCAACGCGCTGATGGATGCCGCCTATGACGATCAGGTCTATGTCGACGACCGCACCATCGACAGCCACATCAAGCGGCTGCGCAAGAAGTTCAAGGTCGTCGACGACGACTTCGAGATGATCGAAACTCTCTACGGCGTGGGTTACCGCTTCAAGGAAACCTGA
- a CDS encoding sensor histidine kinase, whose amino-acid sequence MLDRTQPDLNPDTEDTSQVLAPETLADPETSADHVELTPLWQRPLGWLRRVGQFFFTLSFSSLTRRIVSLNLAGLIALVASILYLSQFRAGLIDARAQSLLVQGEIIASAIAASATVETNTITIDPDRLLDLKPGESFGAPDEFSGLDFPINPERVAPVLRRLISPTNTRARIYDRDGVLTLDSRSLFRRGDVIRFELPPPTDVKPGFLERTTIAIRTWLNRGDLPLYRELGPENGNGYQEVAQSLKGEKSSMVRINDRGEIIVSVAVPVERPRATIFGALMLSTQGDDIDQMVMAERLAILKVFGVAVVVMIVLSLLLASTIAGPVRRLADSAERVRRRIKTRIEIPDFTRRRDEIGHLSGALRDMTDALYNRIEAIETFAADVSHELKNPLTSLRSAVETLPLAKTDTSRARLLEVIEHDVRRLDRLISDISDASRLDAELQRQDEAQIDIRRLLTTLTSVANETKLGHDIGVDVRFEGNRADTFSVPGHDSRLGQVISNLLTNAQSFSKSGGRVRIVCRRLKSEIEIVVDDDGPGIRPDALERVFERFYTDRPHQGFGQNSGLGLSISKQIIEAHRGRIWAENRPGPTDAQGDTRIAGARFVVRLPAP is encoded by the coding sequence TTGCTTGATCGAACGCAGCCTGATCTCAATCCGGATACCGAGGACACCTCGCAGGTCCTCGCGCCGGAAACCCTTGCCGATCCGGAAACTTCTGCCGATCATGTCGAGTTGACACCGCTCTGGCAGCGGCCGCTGGGCTGGTTGCGCCGCGTCGGACAGTTTTTTTTCACACTCAGCTTTTCAAGTCTGACCCGCCGCATCGTGTCGCTGAATCTGGCGGGCCTGATCGCGCTGGTCGCCAGCATTCTGTATCTCTCGCAATTTCGCGCCGGCCTGATCGATGCGCGCGCGCAAAGCCTGCTGGTGCAGGGCGAGATCATCGCAAGCGCCATTGCCGCTTCGGCGACGGTGGAGACCAACACCATCACCATCGACCCCGATCGCCTGCTCGATCTCAAGCCAGGCGAGAGCTTCGGCGCGCCGGACGAATTTTCCGGGCTGGATTTCCCGATCAACCCCGAGCGCGTCGCTCCCGTACTCCGGCGGCTGATCTCTCCGACCAATACCCGCGCGCGCATCTACGATCGCGACGGCGTGCTGACCCTCGACAGCCGCAGCCTTTTTCGTCGCGGCGATGTCATCCGTTTCGAACTGCCGCCACCGACCGACGTCAAGCCCGGCTTCCTGGAGCGCACCACGATCGCGATCCGCACCTGGCTCAATCGCGGCGATCTCCCGCTTTACCGCGAACTCGGTCCCGAGAACGGTAACGGCTACCAGGAGGTCGCGCAGTCGCTCAAGGGAGAGAAGTCCAGCATGGTGCGCATCAACGACCGCGGCGAAATCATCGTCTCGGTCGCCGTTCCGGTGGAGCGTCCTCGCGCCACCATTTTCGGCGCGCTGATGCTGTCCACGCAGGGCGACGACATCGACCAGATGGTCATGGCGGAACGGCTGGCGATCCTGAAAGTGTTCGGCGTCGCCGTTGTCGTCATGATCGTGCTGTCGCTGCTGCTGGCCAGCACCATCGCCGGGCCGGTGCGGCGGCTCGCCGACAGCGCGGAGCGTGTTCGCCGCCGCATCAAGACGCGCATCGAGATCCCCGACTTTACCCGCCGCCGCGATGAAATCGGCCACCTGTCCGGCGCGCTGCGCGACATGACCGACGCCCTCTACAACCGCATCGAGGCGATCGAGACTTTCGCGGCCGACGTCTCCCATGAGTTGAAAAACCCTCTCACCTCGCTGCGCTCCGCGGTGGAGACCCTGCCGCTTGCGAAGACCGATACCAGCCGCGCCCGCCTGCTCGAGGTGATCGAGCACGACGTCCGCCGGCTCGATCGCCTGATCTCCGACATATCCGACGCAAGCCGTCTCGACGCCGAATTGCAGCGCCAGGACGAAGCCCAGATCGATATCCGGCGTCTGCTGACCACGCTGACCTCGGTCGCGAACGAAACCAAGCTCGGCCACGACATCGGCGTCGACGTGCGCTTCGAGGGCAATCGGGCCGATACCTTCTCGGTGCCGGGGCATGACTCGCGGCTCGGCCAGGTGATCTCCAATCTCCTGACCAATGCGCAATCGTTCTCGAAATCCGGCGGCCGTGTGCGCATCGTGTGCCGGCGCCTGAAATCCGAAATCGAGATCGTGGTGGACGACGACGGCCCCGGCATTCGGCCCGACGCGCTGGAGCGCGTGTTCGAGCGCTTCTACACTGACCGGCCGCACCAGGGTTTTGGCCAGAACTCCGGCCTCGGCCTGTCGATCTCCAAGCAGATCATCGAAGCGCACCGCGGACGCATCTGGGCCGAAAACCGCCCCGGCCCGACCGACGCCCAGGGCGACACCCGGATCGCAGGTGCGCGCTTCGTGGTCCGGCTTCCCGCGCCATGA
- a CDS encoding HPr kinase/phosphorylase, producing the protein MTASSAPTIHGSAVLVGDRAVLIRGPSGAGKSRLAFDLILAGRSGQIPAATLVGDDRLYLEPVRDRLLVRPPPELEGLMEIRGLGIRRCAFVAEAPVGLVIDLDAPDGERLPPPKALRTTILEIELARIPVAAGFSPLPMAIAALTTAPGCSGTRSATNCREESGNHI; encoded by the coding sequence ATGACCGCATCGTCCGCTCCGACGATCCACGGCTCCGCGGTGCTGGTGGGAGACCGCGCCGTTCTGATCCGCGGGCCCTCCGGCGCCGGCAAGTCGCGTCTCGCCTTCGATCTCATCCTGGCCGGCCGCAGCGGCCAGATTCCCGCGGCGACGCTGGTCGGCGATGACCGCCTTTACCTGGAGCCGGTGCGCGACCGGCTCCTCGTCAGGCCGCCGCCTGAACTTGAGGGATTGATGGAAATCCGCGGGCTCGGCATTCGCCGATGCGCTTTTGTCGCGGAGGCGCCGGTCGGCCTCGTGATCGATCTCGACGCGCCCGATGGAGAGCGCCTGCCCCCGCCAAAAGCGCTGCGGACCACCATTTTGGAGATCGAACTGGCCCGAATCCCGGTCGCAGCCGGTTTTTCGCCACTTCCGATGGCCATCGCCGCGCTGACGACCGCTCCGGGTTGCAGCGGCACACGCTCCGCCACCAATTGCCGGGAGGAATCTGGTAACCATATATAG
- a CDS encoding PTS sugar transporter subunit IIA, with product MIGLVLVTHGRLADEFKAALEHVMGPQKQIEAITIGAEDDADLCRGDIIEAVNRVDSGDGVAILTDMFGGTPSNLAISCMSRPKVEVLAGINLPMLVKLAKVREERSLPDAIAMAQEAGRKYVTIASRVLAGK from the coding sequence ATGATTGGTCTGGTACTTGTGACCCACGGGCGCCTCGCCGATGAATTCAAGGCAGCGCTCGAACACGTAATGGGCCCGCAAAAGCAAATCGAAGCCATCACCATCGGCGCCGAAGACGATGCCGATCTGTGCCGGGGCGATATCATCGAAGCCGTCAACCGCGTCGACAGCGGCGACGGTGTTGCCATTCTCACCGACATGTTCGGCGGCACGCCTTCGAATCTCGCGATCTCCTGCATGAGCCGGCCCAAGGTCGAGGTGCTCGCTGGAATCAATCTTCCGATGCTGGTCAAGCTCGCCAAGGTACGCGAGGAACGCTCGCTGCCCGACGCCATCGCGATGGCGCAGGAAGCCGGACGTAAATACGTGACGATCGCCAGCCGGGTGCTTGCCGGGAAATGA
- a CDS encoding HPr family phosphocarrier protein — translation MTGKPDDAVSSTDAPTAKKASPAVAVSREISIINKRGLHARASAKFVQMVERFNAEVSVTRNGETVGGNSIMGLMMLSAGIGTTITVSATGPEAKAAVAAIAALVGDRFNEEE, via the coding sequence ATGACCGGAAAACCTGACGACGCAGTTTCGTCGACCGACGCGCCGACGGCGAAGAAAGCATCTCCCGCCGTCGCGGTCTCCCGCGAAATTTCGATCATCAACAAGCGCGGCCTCCATGCCCGGGCCTCCGCGAAATTCGTGCAGATGGTCGAGCGCTTCAACGCCGAGGTCAGCGTGACGCGCAACGGCGAGACGGTCGGCGGCAATTCGATCATGGGACTGATGATGCTGTCGGCGGGAATCGGAACAACAATCACCGTGTCCGCAACCGGCCCCGAGGCCAAGGCCGCGGTCGCCGCAATCGCCGCGCTCGTCGGCGACAGATTCAACGAGGAAGAGTAG